The genomic window GTTTAGCTAGGTTTTTGGCCGCGCTTAGCGCTGTGTAACAAACTAACTCTAGCTGACTATGGCTCATAGTATACTCTTATTGTATGTTTGACCACAAGCCACAGAAAGCTATTTTTTATGCACTTATTAACCTGCCTATAACCCTGTTTAACACGCACTATTACGGCCAAAACAAGCCCCGCACTAGCGTTGACGCGGATTGCGAAGGTATACTCGCAGCCTTTGGCGCATTAAGAGGTGTGTGGTACTTCTGCTGCATTTATTAATAGGTGTAGCTATACCTCCAACCCATCGCCCGTTTTCTATTAAAAAAACAAAGAAGGCTTCCAGTCAATGAGTGAAAACCTAGATAAAGCACCCAGCAAAGAAAGCTATTACCAACCCTCATGCAGCTCTAGCAATGTTATTAAAGAAGTGTCCATCGACTGTGTGGTTTTTGGCTTGAATAATGGCGAGTTAGAGGTGTTGGTTGTTCGCCACGGCGAAGGTATTAGCAAAGGTGGCTGGGCACTGCCGGGTGGGTTTATTTTAGTCGATGAAGACCTAGATGCAGCGGCATCTCGCCTCCTTAAAGATTTAACCGGCTTAGATAATATTTACCTAGAGCAACTGCAAGCCTTTGGTGGTGTAGACCGCTTCCCCGGGGAGCGCGTGGTTACTATCGCCTACTATGCATTGGTGCGTGCAGAAGATTACAATTTGATTGCCGGTTTTACCGCATCGCACGTTGAATGGCAGAAAGTTAGCCAGCGCGAACACCTTATATACGACCATGACGAAATTTTAGAATTTGGCTTGGGCCGCTTAAAACATAAAGTTCAACACGAGCCTATAGGTTTTAACCTTTTACCAGAAAAATTTACTCTTCTACAACTGCAAGAATTGTACGAAGCCATATTGGACGTAAAACTCGATAAACCCAACTTCCGCAGAAAAATGACCAAAATGGGCTTATTAGTACCCTGTAATGAAAAACAAAAAGATGTACCGCACCGAGCCGCCGCACTGTACCGTTTTGATAAAGAAATATACGAGCAACTCACTAAACAAGGCTTTTCTTTCGAAGTGTAGGCCGTAACTAATACTATTTAGCATTTAGGGCGTTTGGCCTAATACTCAAACGCCCTACTCACCTCTCCCGTCTTTTCGATCTTACCGCCTGTGTTAAAAGGCTTCTAGCTACAAGTTATACAGAAAACCGACGGACACCCCATGTCACGAAAAATCATTCACTGCGATGCCGATTGTTTTTTTGCTGCGATAGAAATGCGCGACGACCCGAGTTTAATGGGTCGCCCAATAGCGGTGGGTGGCCGCAGCGACCGCCGTGGAGTAATTTCGACCTGTAATTACGAAGCCAGAGAATATGGCGTGCGCTCTGCGATGGCATCTGCACATGCGTTAAGACTGTGCCCCGATTTAATTATATTGCCGCACAATATGGAGAAGTACCGCCTTGCCTCAATGCAAATGCGTGAAATATTTTATGACTATACCGATTTAGTCGAGCCTTTATCCCTTGACGAAGCCTTCTTAGATGTTTCTGGCTGCAGTAAACACTATGGCAGCGCAACACTAATAGCGAAAGAAATAAAACAGCGTATTCATAAAGACGTAGGCATAACGGTATCTGCTGGCGCGGCAAACTGTAAGTTTTTAGCCAAAATAGCAAGCGATATAAATAAACCCAATGGCCTAACCGTTATTCCGCCCGAAAAAACCGAAGAATTTGTACTCACGCTACCGGTAAGTAAAATATTTGGCGTTGGCAAGGTAACCCAACAAAAAATGGCCAAACTGGGGCTATACACCTGTAGAGATCTAAAAAATAAAAGCCAAATAGAGCTTAGCGAGCATTTTGGAAGCTTTGGTCAACGGTTATTTGAGCTGTGCCGAGGGATAGATAAACGCGAGGTAAAGCCTTCGCGGTCACGAAAATCCCTAAGTGTTGAACACACCTTCCCAAACGACCTAGAAAATATTGAGCAATGCATTGAAAGCCTACCCCCGCTATTTGTTGAACTTAAAAGCAGGCTAAATAAGCTAAGCGACCGCTACAAAGTGGTAAAAGCCTTCACAAAAATCAAATTTAATGACTTTTCTACCACCACAATAGAACGAGTAGGCACGAGCGCGCGTATTTCTGATTATACGCAACTGTTAAAAGAAGGATTTGAACGAGGGAAAAAACCTGTTCGACTGATAGGAATGGGCGTTCGTATTTTAGATTTAAATGACGAAGAAGGAGCGTTACAACTAGACTTATTTAAACATCCGGCCGACCAATAAGTAACTTAAAACCTTTCACAAACAATAATTAGAAGAATAAACAGCACTTAAAAATACAACTATCACTTCTCGTAACGGGGCTATTTTTAGGTAAAAACACAATCCAACCTCTTACTTTTTAATTTTAAAACCTAAAAACTACAGCCAAATAAAAGCCGTTAACACCTTTAACTTTGCCCACAACCATTAAAAACGAATAAAAAAGCGTTTATTTTCATATATTTTCACAAATTTTCTGGTATATGCTTGAAATTTTTCCTACATTTCGTATGGTACCGTCGTTTTGAATAGTTCAACCAATAACTCCTTGAGGCAATAATCATGGCAGCTAAAAAAGCAAAAGCAACAGACCCAGTAGCAGCATTGGAATCTCAACTAGCGCAGCTAACCGATCAACTTACCAAAGCTCGTGCAGCGAAAAATAAAAGTTTAGAGGCCGAGCTCGCAAAGGCCACTAAAGCGGCAGCCGCTGCTGCTAAAAAAGCAGCTTCTGCAAAAGCTAAATTAAATGCAGTTCGCGCCAAGAAGAAAACTCCAGCACAAGCTAAGCAAGTGCAAGCCGCTAAAAAAGCTGCAGATACTGAAGCCGCAGCTCTAAAGGCAGCTAAAACTGTATTAGCCGACGCAAAAGCAGCAGTAACAGCAGCTAAGGCAGAAGCCAAACGTGCAGCAGCCGTAGCCAAGGTTATAGCTAAAGAAGAAGCAGCATTAGCCAAAGCAGAAGCCAAAAAAGCAAAAGCTGCAGCAGCTAAAGAAAAAGCAGCAGCGAAAAAAGCCGCCGCGAAAGAGAAATTGGCAGCTAAAAAGGCAGGAGCGAAAGCTAAAGTAGCAGCCAAAAAGGCCGCAGCTAAAGAAAAAGCAGCAGCTAAAAAGGCAGCAGCGAAAGCCAAACTGGCAGCAAAAAAAGCGGCGGCAAAGCAAAAAGCAGCAGCGAAAAAAGCTACCGCCAAAAAGCCTGCAGTTAAAAAAGTAGCTAAACCTGCCGCTGCTAAAAAAGCACCTGTAAAGAAAGCAGCAGCCAAGAAAGCACCGGCAAAGAAGGCAGCACCAGCTAAGCGTCGTGGTCGCCCAGCCAAAAAAGCTTAATTAGTAGAAGCTAGATATGGCGGTGCCTTTGCACCGCTAATCGCCCTGCCAGTCGGCCAAAAGATTAGTCTTTAGCTGTATTCGCGGGGCGTTTTTTTATCCGTAATTTTGGGGGGGCAATACCATCTGCAGAGCAGTAAGCCCTGTATTGAAGAGGTTTACCATCGGGATTAGTAGCGTCAAAGTCTAGCGCGAATAACGCCACATCATCTTCAACGCTCTCGGGTTCTATAAAGCCTTCGTAATACCAGTGTAGGCC from Saccharophagus degradans 2-40 includes these protein-coding regions:
- a CDS encoding NUDIX hydrolase, with amino-acid sequence MSENLDKAPSKESYYQPSCSSSNVIKEVSIDCVVFGLNNGELEVLVVRHGEGISKGGWALPGGFILVDEDLDAAASRLLKDLTGLDNIYLEQLQAFGGVDRFPGERVVTIAYYALVRAEDYNLIAGFTASHVEWQKVSQREHLIYDHDEILEFGLGRLKHKVQHEPIGFNLLPEKFTLLQLQELYEAILDVKLDKPNFRRKMTKMGLLVPCNEKQKDVPHRAAALYRFDKEIYEQLTKQGFSFEV
- the dinB gene encoding DNA polymerase IV; its protein translation is MSRKIIHCDADCFFAAIEMRDDPSLMGRPIAVGGRSDRRGVISTCNYEAREYGVRSAMASAHALRLCPDLIILPHNMEKYRLASMQMREIFYDYTDLVEPLSLDEAFLDVSGCSKHYGSATLIAKEIKQRIHKDVGITVSAGAANCKFLAKIASDINKPNGLTVIPPEKTEEFVLTLPVSKIFGVGKVTQQKMAKLGLYTCRDLKNKSQIELSEHFGSFGQRLFELCRGIDKREVKPSRSRKSLSVEHTFPNDLENIEQCIESLPPLFVELKSRLNKLSDRYKVVKAFTKIKFNDFSTTTIERVGTSARISDYTQLLKEGFERGKKPVRLIGMGVRILDLNDEEGALQLDLFKHPADQ